Proteins from one Cicer arietinum cultivar CDC Frontier isolate Library 1 chromosome 3, Cicar.CDCFrontier_v2.0, whole genome shotgun sequence genomic window:
- the LOC140919656 gene encoding uncharacterized protein, whose product MESETGSCNVGLKSIPEGVTTCVLYLSSPTQRKVGKGILHNTSGEVLHNIPIPAGHVKVSPTVAFEPTAPLPIPDNDGDMKFLSDAIGSYVAWPTNLVALQKKIPKDKSVTSPEKVQINKPPLQPKKGSKPQKLEVNRAAKLQRLEGNKAAKLAATKNLDRGKSVAAAAAPNKSQPRLGKYGACLDIQIKRNMGSSNDSPIVQMNKDIFGDEYIEYLEKEQMYDLLEHKELSVTVISLYIR is encoded by the exons atggagagtgaaaccgggagttgcaacgtcggtttgaagagtattcccgag ggtgtcaccacatgtgtcctatacttatcctcgccgactcaacggaaggtgggaaaaggaatattgcacaatacttcgggagaagtattgcacaatattccgatccccgcgggccatgtcaaagtatcgcctacggttgctttcgaaccaactgcaccgttgcccataccggacaacgatggagatatgaagttcttaagcgacgccattggcagttacgtggcatggcccacaaaccttgttgccctccaaaaaaagattcccaaagacaaatcagttacatctcccgaaaag gtccaaataaataaaccacccctacagccaaaaaaaggcagcaaacctcaaaaattggaggttaatagggctgccaaactacaaaggctggagggtaataaagctgccaaacttgcagcaacaaaaaatctggatcggggaaaatcggtcgctgctgctgctgctcctaataaaagtcagccacgccttggtaaatacggggcgtgtcttgacatccaaataaaaaggaacatgggcagcagcaacgattcgcccatcgtacaaatgaataaagacatctttggagatgagtatattgaatacctcgaaaaggagcaaatgtacgatcttctcgaacataaggagctgagtgttactgtaatcagcttgtacataaggtaa